The window TGCGGATTTTCAGATCGAAAGATTCAAACAGCCTTTGAAGAAACGAAAGTAGTCGAAGGAGAAATGGGGAATTTTCCAGCAAGTATTGGCTTGTGGGGTACACTCTTTGGTGAAGGTAAATTACTTGCCCTGGGACACGCTCTGGAAGAACAGATGAATGTGAATTCGAAAAGACCGTCGCTTTGACATGATCAAATCCAGGCCCTCGGTTTTAATAGAACAGGCAATAGCCGCAAAAGAGCGCAAAGAGCACAAAAACAGTATTTCGCCGGGAACGCCAATCCCCAGATTTGCATTTTTGGAAGACTGCATGATCTCACGATCATGAGACCAAGGAGAAGTCAGTAGGTGAGTTTTTGAAACCAATCAGACGATTCATTACCCGCCATTCAGATTCCAGATATCCGACCTAGATTTAGTAGGGAACGCGAACATCGGGCCACACGCTCTTAAAGTCTTTTGTATTTCTGGATACCAGCATGCAACCCTCGACTCTTGCCGTTGCGTAAACGATGGCATCTGGCACTTTGAGCCGATGATCCCGCCGCAGTTGGATGGTCATGTCTGCAACTTCCGTTGATAACCCGACCACTTCAAGTGATGAGAGGAAGCCTCGAATTATGTTTTCCTCCTCAGGCTCATAAGCACCCGCCAATACCTCGATATAGGTAACCACACTGATAAGACGGGTCTGATAAAGCGAAAGCTCTTTGGATGCGGCTTCGATCCCATTCAGATAATCAATCAGGATATTCGTATCAAAAACGGCCTTCATCACCTATCCCACTCAGACCGCAGACTTTCCTGATACTCCAATCCATCACGGCCCCTTTTCTTCCATAAGCCAAAGGCGGCATCCGATGCGGGCAGGGATTTCTGTTGTAAATACTCCGCTATCGCCTCGCGGATCAAGGCTGCCCGGGAACGCTTTTGCATGCGACCGACACGATCAAGGCTTTCAATAACCTCATCCGGAACTTCTATGATAGTTCTCATTTGAGTCATCATGCACCGTCATCACATAAAAGCAAGTGGTTTTTCAAGAGGAAAAAAACGGCCATATTGGAGAGTTCAATGCTCCTTCCCGCTTAATTATCTTTCAGATCCATTCACCTCAAAGAGTCACTCCTCTCCACCTGCAAACTGCAGTTTGAAAAACGCCCGGGGTGCCAGAGAGGTATAGTCAATATCCAGGTAGTCACCGGAAAGCTGAGGGGGAGCGTACGGGGTCGGGGGGAGCGTACGGGGTCGTGTCTCGATTTTTGATAGATAATCTTAAAAGAAATCTAAATTTGAGGTGTTCAGCCAGGCGAATCTCATTTGTCAAGAATCGAGACATGACCCTGTTGTCACTCCTATGACCCTGTTGTCACTCCTGTTGTCACTCTCCTGTTGTCACTCTCTGTTGTCACTCTGTCCCATTCAGTTTGTTCATGAAGTCAAATCGGAATTGGTTTGTTTTAGAGCGTAGCGTCCAGTCTTCTTTCCGCCGATCTTTTCGACGATGCCGGCATCTATCAGAGGACGCAGGAGATTCATGGCACCTTGCCGGGATACCGCAAGGGCTTCCCATAGCTCAGCGGGAGCGAGGCTGCCGTGGTCCCTAAGCAGGTTGAGCAACTGTTCCTGCCTGGGGCGTAAAACGAGTTTTTCCTGAGATTGGATGTTGAACGCCTGAACACGCAGCCACACTTTCACGAGAGTCTGCCTTATTCCTTCAGCCGAGTATTCCAACCATCCCGAAAGGTCCTCGCCGGACTTCCGAGGGGCGTCTAGGGCGGAATAATAGGCCGGGCGGTTCTCCCAGTAATATTCATCCACCGAAAAGATGTGATGGCTGTCGAAGCCACGCCGGTACAGTTCCCACAGGGCCAGTGCCCGACCTGTGCGGCCGTTGCCATCGGCAAAGGGGTGTATGGTTTCAAATCGGTGGTGGAGTATAGCCGAGCTCAACACTGGTGAAAGCTTCGTGGACCGGGTGTTCCACCATTCCAGAAGTTCAAACATCAGGCCCGAAACCTCGGCAGCAGCAGGCGGCATATGTTTGCCCACCCGAACCCCAATAGTCCGGTACGTTCCTGCATCACCCTGATCCATTACCCCATCGGCTAGTATCCGGTGCAGCTCAAACAGCTCTTCGTGCCGAATCTTTTTTATATTCGCCTGGTTTTCAACAAATCGCAATCCGACAAAATAGTTTAGCACTTCGCGTCGGGAACGGCTGTCTGTAGCAGTAAGCTCCCGACCTTCCTCCAGAGCTCGCACTTGCGTAAGCGTCAGCGGATTCCCTTCGATAGCGGTAGACGCATGAACGTTACGCGTGCGCGTGTCTTTCTGCAAGGCGGGTATCCACGAAAGCTCCACCGTCGCACCCTGTATGCGCTCTCGCAGCGCAGCGATTTCCTCCACCAGCGACAACAGCTGTGAAGTGATAGAGAACAGGGGTTCGTAGGGCATGAAATAAGTCAACCGTAAGTCAACTTATATGTCAAGTCCTCAGAGTTCCGTAAGCACCTCATGTTTCATTCCCGGGCTCTATCCCAAAGTAATTCTGAAGAACGGCTGGTGGCGAAGTTGCTATTATCAATCTCTAACAGATCTTCATTGAGTGTGTATCGGATTGATTCCAATGCAGTCCAAGTCGGTATATTGGAGCTAATCTGACAGCTTTGGAATCTGCGCCAGCGCGCCATTCGCTTCCATGCGTCTTACATTAGCCAATTGCTCTGCCATGTCCGTCTCCACTATGTCCATGATCGCGATAAATTCCGGATCACTTCGAAGTGGGTCTCTTCTGGCAGCACAACGGCAAGAACTTTGCCGCGGAATTTAAATACGGTGACGCCCCCCGACGCAGCAAGGCAATGACCGCGGCACTCAACGATCTCAAGCTCGACCATTTCTGGATCATCTACCCAGGGGCTCAAAGCTACCCCGTGGGCGAGAAGATCATCGTTCAATCCATTTCCGAGATCCAATCCATTTTCATCTGATC is drawn from Verrucomicrobiota bacterium and contains these coding sequences:
- a CDS encoding type II toxin-antitoxin system VapC family toxin; translation: MMKAVFDTNILIDYLNGIEAASKELSLYQTRLISVVTYIEVLAGAYEPEEENIIRGFLSSLEVVGLSTEVADMTIQLRRDHRLKVPDAIVYATARVEGCMLVSRNTKDFKSVWPDVRVPY
- a CDS encoding ribbon-helix-helix domain-containing protein — encoded protein: MRTIIEVPDEVIESLDRVGRMQKRSRAALIREAIAEYLQQKSLPASDAAFGLWKKRGRDGLEYQESLRSEWDR
- a CDS encoding Fic family protein; the protein is MPYEPLFSITSQLLSLVEEIAALRERIQGATVELSWIPALQKDTRTRNVHASTAIEGNPLTLTQVRALEEGRELTATDSRSRREVLNYFVGLRFVENQANIKKIRHEELFELHRILADGVMDQGDAGTYRTIGVRVGKHMPPAAAEVSGLMFELLEWWNTRSTKLSPVLSSAILHHRFETIHPFADGNGRTGRALALWELYRRGFDSHHIFSVDEYYWENRPAYYSALDAPRKSGEDLSGWLEYSAEGIRQTLVKVWLRVQAFNIQSQEKLVLRPRQEQLLNLLRDHGSLAPAELWEALAVSRQGAMNLLRPLIDAGIVEKIGGKKTGRYALKQTNSDLTS